Proteins from one Nicotiana tabacum cultivar K326 chromosome 23, ASM71507v2, whole genome shotgun sequence genomic window:
- the LOC107767246 gene encoding uncharacterized protein LOC107767246 isoform X3, whose amino-acid sequence MSWLKSAMSKAVEVGNNNNLTRTVKNYADSVVQQAGQAVAELHHRIGNRNFKSFKQTVKRLEEASVSCRGPERVRLLKMWLAVLKEIEKRTEISAEDKDKIKEQQYPSEEAKENPRKQSLVLYYDSEMGGEPMNFRDVFLYSQALEGISICMILEAPNEEEVDLLLELFGLCLTGGKAVHYAIVSSIQDLAKAFSSYQDEVLVKRDELLQFAESAITGLKINADLGRIDAELSLLKKKLDEIKAAKGPNGEGHELMPQETAASIEALKEALAHIRVCSKLEGLLLKKKALKYGDSPEVHVQKVDKLKVLSESLASSTCKAEKKISDHRIQKEEALKFRVTKTSEVGEMEKELATEVSALEKQRDEIEAQLKQVNISLAAANARLQNVREERDQFYEANDQIVAHLKTREDELTKSIGSCKVEANILGTWINFLEDTWTLQSSFTESKDKEVSVELEKHEDYFVNLVMQLLSAYEKELRPSIDRISKFVENLQTLGEGAAVGSGVSKSLSPRKSLEEEYLDYEAKIITTFSVVDNMREQFYSQQEKISRKDDPDMKKLFENIEKLRQEFESIERPNLEMEIPVQEGDDSSHEMVDDNISHPKKQAIKIAVAGESKKNEPPSAKIEQALDPEAELAKLESEFGKITRDYSAEEIGDWEFDELEKELKSGDSATSK is encoded by the exons GGGAATAGGAACTTCAAAAGCTTCAAACAGACGGTCAAAAGATTGGAAGAAGCTTCTGTTTCTTGCAGGGGACCAGAGAGAGTTCGATTGCTGAAAATGTGGTTAGCTGTACTTAAAGAAATTGAAAAGAGGACTGAGATTTCTGCTGAAGATAAGGATAAGATCAAAGAGCAGCAGTATCCCTCTGAAGAAGCAAAGGAGAATCCAAGAAAACAATCGCTG GTTCTCTATTATGATTCTGAGATGGGTGGTGAACCAATGAACTTCCGTGACGTCTTTCTGTACAGTCAAGCTTTGGAGGGCATATCAATATGTATG ATTCTTGAAGCGCCAAATGAAGAAGAAGTCGATCTCCTCCTTGAATTGTTTGG ACTGTGTCTTACCGGAGGAAAAGCGGTTCACTATGCAATAGTCAGCAGTATCCAGGATCTGGCAAAAGCTTTCTCAAGCTACCAAGATGAAGTATTG GTAAAGCGAGATGAGCTGCTCCAGTTTGCAGAAAGTGCTATCACAGGTTTGAAAATTAATGCTGATCTTGGGAG AATTGATGCTGAGCTCTCATTGTTGAAGAAAAAACTTGATGAAATAAAAGCAGCAAAGGGCCCAAATGGTGAGGGTCATGAATTGATGCCCCAAGAGACTGCTGCCTCAATAGAG GCTCTGAAAGAAGCACTTGCACATATTCGGGTCTGCTCTAAATTAGAAGGGCTTCTACTGAAGAAAAAAGCTCTTAAATATGGGGACTCCCCTGAAGTCCATGTTCAGAAG GTTGATAAGTTGAAAGTCTTATCTGAATCTCTTGCTAGCTCCACCTGCAAAGCTGAAAAGAAGATATCCGACCACAG AATTCAGAAAGAGGAGGCACTAAAATTTCGTGTGACCAAGACTAGCGAGGTTGGTGAAATGGAGAAG GAATTAGCGACAGAGGTTTCTGCACTGGAGAAACAAAGAGATGAGATTGAAGCTCAGTTGAAACAG GTTAATATCTCATTGGCTGCGGCTAATGCACGCCTTCAAAATGTCCGAGAAGAGAGGGACCAGTTCTATGAAGCTAATGATCAGATTGTTGCTCATTTAAAAACTAGG GAAGACGAGCTGACAAAATCCATTGGCTCATGTAAAGTTGAAGCAAATATCCTTGGTACATGGATTAATTTTTTGGAAGATACTTGGACCCTTCAGTCTTCATTTACAGAGAGTAAAGACAAGGAGGTCAG TGTTGAACTCGAAAAGCATGAGGATTATTTTGTAAACTTGGTGATGCAACTCCTCTCTGCTTATGAG AAAGAGTTGAGGCCTTCTATTGATCGTATTTCTAAATTTGTTGAGAACTTGCAGACTTTAGGTGAAGG TGCAGCTGTGGGATCTGGTGTCTCAAAATCATTGAGCCCTAGGAAAAGTCTGGAGGAGGAATACTTGGACTATGAAGCCAAG ATTATAACCACATTTAGTGTAGTTGACAACATGAGGGAGCAGTTCTACTCTCAACAAGAGAAAATCTCCAG GAAAGATGATCCAGATATGAAAAAGCTGTTTGAAAACATTGAGAAGCTAAGACAGGAATTTGAATCTATTGAACgaccaaatttagaaatggaAATCCCTGTCCAAGAGGGAGACGATTCTTCCCATGAAATGGTAGATGATAATATTTCACATCCTAAAAAGCAGGCCATAAAAATTGCCGTAGCTGGGGAAAGCAAGAAAAATGAACCACCATCTGCCAAAATAGAGCAGGCCCTGGACCCTGAAGCAGAGTTGGCAAAGTTGGAATCTGAATTTGGTAAGATTACTCGCGATTACTCTGCAGAAGAGATAGGTGATTGGGAATTTGATGAGCTGGAGAAAGAGTTGAAATCTGGAGACTCAGCGACGAGCAAATAG
- the LOC107767246 gene encoding uncharacterized protein LOC107767246 isoform X1, with protein MSWLKSAMSKAVEVGNNNNLTRTVKNYADSVVQQAGQAVAELHHRIGNRNFKSFKQTVKRLEEASVSCRGPERVRLLKMWLAVLKEIEKRTEISAEDKDKIKEQQYPSEEAKENPRKQSLVLYYDSEMGGEPMNFRDVFLYSQALEGISICMILEAPNEEEVDLLLELFGLCLTGGKAVHYAIVSSIQDLAKAFSSYQDEVLVKRDELLQFAESAITGLKINADLGRIDAELSLLKKKLDEIKAAKGPNGEGHELMPQETAASIEALKEALAHIRVCSKLEGLLLKKKALKYGDSPEVHVQKVDKLKVLSESLASSTCKAEKKISDHRIQKEEALKFRVTKTSEVGEMEKELATEVSALEKQRDEIEAQLKQVNISLAAANARLQNVREERDQFYEANDQIVAHLKTREDELTKSIGSCKVEANILGTWINFLEDTWTLQSSFTESKDKEVVQCCPEWILGVDYFCSVELEKHEDYFVNLVMQLLSAYEKELRPSIDRISKFVENLQTLGEGAAVGSGVSKSLSPRKSLEEEYLDYEAKIITTFSVVDNMREQFYSQQEKISRKDDPDMKKLFENIEKLRQEFESIERPNLEMEIPVQEGDDSSHEMVDDNISHPKKQAIKIAVAGESKKNEPPSAKIEQALDPEAELAKLESEFGKITRDYSAEEIGDWEFDELEKELKSGDSATSK; from the exons GGGAATAGGAACTTCAAAAGCTTCAAACAGACGGTCAAAAGATTGGAAGAAGCTTCTGTTTCTTGCAGGGGACCAGAGAGAGTTCGATTGCTGAAAATGTGGTTAGCTGTACTTAAAGAAATTGAAAAGAGGACTGAGATTTCTGCTGAAGATAAGGATAAGATCAAAGAGCAGCAGTATCCCTCTGAAGAAGCAAAGGAGAATCCAAGAAAACAATCGCTG GTTCTCTATTATGATTCTGAGATGGGTGGTGAACCAATGAACTTCCGTGACGTCTTTCTGTACAGTCAAGCTTTGGAGGGCATATCAATATGTATG ATTCTTGAAGCGCCAAATGAAGAAGAAGTCGATCTCCTCCTTGAATTGTTTGG ACTGTGTCTTACCGGAGGAAAAGCGGTTCACTATGCAATAGTCAGCAGTATCCAGGATCTGGCAAAAGCTTTCTCAAGCTACCAAGATGAAGTATTG GTAAAGCGAGATGAGCTGCTCCAGTTTGCAGAAAGTGCTATCACAGGTTTGAAAATTAATGCTGATCTTGGGAG AATTGATGCTGAGCTCTCATTGTTGAAGAAAAAACTTGATGAAATAAAAGCAGCAAAGGGCCCAAATGGTGAGGGTCATGAATTGATGCCCCAAGAGACTGCTGCCTCAATAGAG GCTCTGAAAGAAGCACTTGCACATATTCGGGTCTGCTCTAAATTAGAAGGGCTTCTACTGAAGAAAAAAGCTCTTAAATATGGGGACTCCCCTGAAGTCCATGTTCAGAAG GTTGATAAGTTGAAAGTCTTATCTGAATCTCTTGCTAGCTCCACCTGCAAAGCTGAAAAGAAGATATCCGACCACAG AATTCAGAAAGAGGAGGCACTAAAATTTCGTGTGACCAAGACTAGCGAGGTTGGTGAAATGGAGAAG GAATTAGCGACAGAGGTTTCTGCACTGGAGAAACAAAGAGATGAGATTGAAGCTCAGTTGAAACAG GTTAATATCTCATTGGCTGCGGCTAATGCACGCCTTCAAAATGTCCGAGAAGAGAGGGACCAGTTCTATGAAGCTAATGATCAGATTGTTGCTCATTTAAAAACTAGG GAAGACGAGCTGACAAAATCCATTGGCTCATGTAAAGTTGAAGCAAATATCCTTGGTACATGGATTAATTTTTTGGAAGATACTTGGACCCTTCAGTCTTCATTTACAGAGAGTAAAGACAAGGAG GTTGTTCAGTGTTGTCCTGAATGGATTCTTGGTGTTGATTACTTTTGTAGTGTTGAACTCGAAAAGCATGAGGATTATTTTGTAAACTTGGTGATGCAACTCCTCTCTGCTTATGAG AAAGAGTTGAGGCCTTCTATTGATCGTATTTCTAAATTTGTTGAGAACTTGCAGACTTTAGGTGAAGG TGCAGCTGTGGGATCTGGTGTCTCAAAATCATTGAGCCCTAGGAAAAGTCTGGAGGAGGAATACTTGGACTATGAAGCCAAG ATTATAACCACATTTAGTGTAGTTGACAACATGAGGGAGCAGTTCTACTCTCAACAAGAGAAAATCTCCAG GAAAGATGATCCAGATATGAAAAAGCTGTTTGAAAACATTGAGAAGCTAAGACAGGAATTTGAATCTATTGAACgaccaaatttagaaatggaAATCCCTGTCCAAGAGGGAGACGATTCTTCCCATGAAATGGTAGATGATAATATTTCACATCCTAAAAAGCAGGCCATAAAAATTGCCGTAGCTGGGGAAAGCAAGAAAAATGAACCACCATCTGCCAAAATAGAGCAGGCCCTGGACCCTGAAGCAGAGTTGGCAAAGTTGGAATCTGAATTTGGTAAGATTACTCGCGATTACTCTGCAGAAGAGATAGGTGATTGGGAATTTGATGAGCTGGAGAAAGAGTTGAAATCTGGAGACTCAGCGACGAGCAAATAG
- the LOC107767246 gene encoding uncharacterized protein LOC107767246 isoform X4 → MSWLKSAMSKAVEVGNNNNLTRTVKNYADSVVQQAGQAVAELHHRIGNRNFKSFKQTVKRLEEASVSCRGPERVRLLKMWLAVLKEIEKRTEISAEDKDKIKEQQYPSEEAKENPRKQSLVLYYDSEMGGEPMNFRDVFLYSQALEGISICMILEAPNEEEVDLLLELFGLCLTGGKAVHYAIVSSIQDLAKAFSSYQDEVLVKRDELLQFAESAITGLKINADLGRIDAELSLLKKKLDEIKAAKGPNGEGHELMPQETAASIEALKEALAHIRVCSKLEGLLLKKKALKYGDSPEVHVQKVDKLKVLSESLASSTCKAEKKISDHRIQKEEALKFRVTKTSEELATEVSALEKQRDEIEAQLKQVNISLAAANARLQNVREERDQFYEANDQIVAHLKTREDELTKSIGSCKVEANILGTWINFLEDTWTLQSSFTESKDKEVSVELEKHEDYFVNLVMQLLSAYEKELRPSIDRISKFVENLQTLGEGAAVGSGVSKSLSPRKSLEEEYLDYEAKIITTFSVVDNMREQFYSQQEKISRKDDPDMKKLFENIEKLRQEFESIERPNLEMEIPVQEGDDSSHEMVDDNISHPKKQAIKIAVAGESKKNEPPSAKIEQALDPEAELAKLESEFGKITRDYSAEEIGDWEFDELEKELKSGDSATSK, encoded by the exons GGGAATAGGAACTTCAAAAGCTTCAAACAGACGGTCAAAAGATTGGAAGAAGCTTCTGTTTCTTGCAGGGGACCAGAGAGAGTTCGATTGCTGAAAATGTGGTTAGCTGTACTTAAAGAAATTGAAAAGAGGACTGAGATTTCTGCTGAAGATAAGGATAAGATCAAAGAGCAGCAGTATCCCTCTGAAGAAGCAAAGGAGAATCCAAGAAAACAATCGCTG GTTCTCTATTATGATTCTGAGATGGGTGGTGAACCAATGAACTTCCGTGACGTCTTTCTGTACAGTCAAGCTTTGGAGGGCATATCAATATGTATG ATTCTTGAAGCGCCAAATGAAGAAGAAGTCGATCTCCTCCTTGAATTGTTTGG ACTGTGTCTTACCGGAGGAAAAGCGGTTCACTATGCAATAGTCAGCAGTATCCAGGATCTGGCAAAAGCTTTCTCAAGCTACCAAGATGAAGTATTG GTAAAGCGAGATGAGCTGCTCCAGTTTGCAGAAAGTGCTATCACAGGTTTGAAAATTAATGCTGATCTTGGGAG AATTGATGCTGAGCTCTCATTGTTGAAGAAAAAACTTGATGAAATAAAAGCAGCAAAGGGCCCAAATGGTGAGGGTCATGAATTGATGCCCCAAGAGACTGCTGCCTCAATAGAG GCTCTGAAAGAAGCACTTGCACATATTCGGGTCTGCTCTAAATTAGAAGGGCTTCTACTGAAGAAAAAAGCTCTTAAATATGGGGACTCCCCTGAAGTCCATGTTCAGAAG GTTGATAAGTTGAAAGTCTTATCTGAATCTCTTGCTAGCTCCACCTGCAAAGCTGAAAAGAAGATATCCGACCACAG AATTCAGAAAGAGGAGGCACTAAAATTTCGTGTGACCAAGACTAGCGAG GAATTAGCGACAGAGGTTTCTGCACTGGAGAAACAAAGAGATGAGATTGAAGCTCAGTTGAAACAG GTTAATATCTCATTGGCTGCGGCTAATGCACGCCTTCAAAATGTCCGAGAAGAGAGGGACCAGTTCTATGAAGCTAATGATCAGATTGTTGCTCATTTAAAAACTAGG GAAGACGAGCTGACAAAATCCATTGGCTCATGTAAAGTTGAAGCAAATATCCTTGGTACATGGATTAATTTTTTGGAAGATACTTGGACCCTTCAGTCTTCATTTACAGAGAGTAAAGACAAGGAGGTCAG TGTTGAACTCGAAAAGCATGAGGATTATTTTGTAAACTTGGTGATGCAACTCCTCTCTGCTTATGAG AAAGAGTTGAGGCCTTCTATTGATCGTATTTCTAAATTTGTTGAGAACTTGCAGACTTTAGGTGAAGG TGCAGCTGTGGGATCTGGTGTCTCAAAATCATTGAGCCCTAGGAAAAGTCTGGAGGAGGAATACTTGGACTATGAAGCCAAG ATTATAACCACATTTAGTGTAGTTGACAACATGAGGGAGCAGTTCTACTCTCAACAAGAGAAAATCTCCAG GAAAGATGATCCAGATATGAAAAAGCTGTTTGAAAACATTGAGAAGCTAAGACAGGAATTTGAATCTATTGAACgaccaaatttagaaatggaAATCCCTGTCCAAGAGGGAGACGATTCTTCCCATGAAATGGTAGATGATAATATTTCACATCCTAAAAAGCAGGCCATAAAAATTGCCGTAGCTGGGGAAAGCAAGAAAAATGAACCACCATCTGCCAAAATAGAGCAGGCCCTGGACCCTGAAGCAGAGTTGGCAAAGTTGGAATCTGAATTTGGTAAGATTACTCGCGATTACTCTGCAGAAGAGATAGGTGATTGGGAATTTGATGAGCTGGAGAAAGAGTTGAAATCTGGAGACTCAGCGACGAGCAAATAG
- the LOC107767246 gene encoding uncharacterized protein LOC107767246 isoform X2, with amino-acid sequence MSWLKSAMSKAVEVGNNNNLTRTVKNYADSVVQQAGQAVAELHHRIGNRNFKSFKQTVKRLEEASVSCRGPERVRLLKMWLAVLKEIEKRTEISAEDKDKIKEQQYPSEEAKENPRKQSLVLYYDSEMGGEPMNFRDVFLYSQALEGISICMILEAPNEEEVDLLLELFGLCLTGGKAVHYAIVSSIQDLAKAFSSYQDEVLVKRDELLQFAESAITGLKINADLGRIDAELSLLKKKLDEIKAAKGPNGEGHELMPQETAASIEALKEALAHIRVCSKLEGLLLKKKALKYGDSPEVHVQKVDKLKVLSESLASSTCKAEKKISDHRIQKEEALKFRVTKTSEELATEVSALEKQRDEIEAQLKQVNISLAAANARLQNVREERDQFYEANDQIVAHLKTREDELTKSIGSCKVEANILGTWINFLEDTWTLQSSFTESKDKEVVQCCPEWILGVDYFCSVELEKHEDYFVNLVMQLLSAYEKELRPSIDRISKFVENLQTLGEGAAVGSGVSKSLSPRKSLEEEYLDYEAKIITTFSVVDNMREQFYSQQEKISRKDDPDMKKLFENIEKLRQEFESIERPNLEMEIPVQEGDDSSHEMVDDNISHPKKQAIKIAVAGESKKNEPPSAKIEQALDPEAELAKLESEFGKITRDYSAEEIGDWEFDELEKELKSGDSATSK; translated from the exons GGGAATAGGAACTTCAAAAGCTTCAAACAGACGGTCAAAAGATTGGAAGAAGCTTCTGTTTCTTGCAGGGGACCAGAGAGAGTTCGATTGCTGAAAATGTGGTTAGCTGTACTTAAAGAAATTGAAAAGAGGACTGAGATTTCTGCTGAAGATAAGGATAAGATCAAAGAGCAGCAGTATCCCTCTGAAGAAGCAAAGGAGAATCCAAGAAAACAATCGCTG GTTCTCTATTATGATTCTGAGATGGGTGGTGAACCAATGAACTTCCGTGACGTCTTTCTGTACAGTCAAGCTTTGGAGGGCATATCAATATGTATG ATTCTTGAAGCGCCAAATGAAGAAGAAGTCGATCTCCTCCTTGAATTGTTTGG ACTGTGTCTTACCGGAGGAAAAGCGGTTCACTATGCAATAGTCAGCAGTATCCAGGATCTGGCAAAAGCTTTCTCAAGCTACCAAGATGAAGTATTG GTAAAGCGAGATGAGCTGCTCCAGTTTGCAGAAAGTGCTATCACAGGTTTGAAAATTAATGCTGATCTTGGGAG AATTGATGCTGAGCTCTCATTGTTGAAGAAAAAACTTGATGAAATAAAAGCAGCAAAGGGCCCAAATGGTGAGGGTCATGAATTGATGCCCCAAGAGACTGCTGCCTCAATAGAG GCTCTGAAAGAAGCACTTGCACATATTCGGGTCTGCTCTAAATTAGAAGGGCTTCTACTGAAGAAAAAAGCTCTTAAATATGGGGACTCCCCTGAAGTCCATGTTCAGAAG GTTGATAAGTTGAAAGTCTTATCTGAATCTCTTGCTAGCTCCACCTGCAAAGCTGAAAAGAAGATATCCGACCACAG AATTCAGAAAGAGGAGGCACTAAAATTTCGTGTGACCAAGACTAGCGAG GAATTAGCGACAGAGGTTTCTGCACTGGAGAAACAAAGAGATGAGATTGAAGCTCAGTTGAAACAG GTTAATATCTCATTGGCTGCGGCTAATGCACGCCTTCAAAATGTCCGAGAAGAGAGGGACCAGTTCTATGAAGCTAATGATCAGATTGTTGCTCATTTAAAAACTAGG GAAGACGAGCTGACAAAATCCATTGGCTCATGTAAAGTTGAAGCAAATATCCTTGGTACATGGATTAATTTTTTGGAAGATACTTGGACCCTTCAGTCTTCATTTACAGAGAGTAAAGACAAGGAG GTTGTTCAGTGTTGTCCTGAATGGATTCTTGGTGTTGATTACTTTTGTAGTGTTGAACTCGAAAAGCATGAGGATTATTTTGTAAACTTGGTGATGCAACTCCTCTCTGCTTATGAG AAAGAGTTGAGGCCTTCTATTGATCGTATTTCTAAATTTGTTGAGAACTTGCAGACTTTAGGTGAAGG TGCAGCTGTGGGATCTGGTGTCTCAAAATCATTGAGCCCTAGGAAAAGTCTGGAGGAGGAATACTTGGACTATGAAGCCAAG ATTATAACCACATTTAGTGTAGTTGACAACATGAGGGAGCAGTTCTACTCTCAACAAGAGAAAATCTCCAG GAAAGATGATCCAGATATGAAAAAGCTGTTTGAAAACATTGAGAAGCTAAGACAGGAATTTGAATCTATTGAACgaccaaatttagaaatggaAATCCCTGTCCAAGAGGGAGACGATTCTTCCCATGAAATGGTAGATGATAATATTTCACATCCTAAAAAGCAGGCCATAAAAATTGCCGTAGCTGGGGAAAGCAAGAAAAATGAACCACCATCTGCCAAAATAGAGCAGGCCCTGGACCCTGAAGCAGAGTTGGCAAAGTTGGAATCTGAATTTGGTAAGATTACTCGCGATTACTCTGCAGAAGAGATAGGTGATTGGGAATTTGATGAGCTGGAGAAAGAGTTGAAATCTGGAGACTCAGCGACGAGCAAATAG
- the LOC107767227 gene encoding subtilisin-like protease, which produces MEKKDGFVSARVEKILALHTTHTPNFLGLYQNMGFWQESNYGKGVIIGLLDTGINPGHPSFSDDNMPPPPKKWKGKCEFTGNITCNKKLIGARNFVSGSTDPPYEEGGHGTLTSSVAAGNFVDDANVFGNANGTAAGIAPLAHIAMYKVCSNVGCSDVDTLAAIDAAIDDGVDLLSLSIGGYNAPFYDDGMAIGAFAAIQKGIFMSASAGNDGPLSATLSNEAPWILTVGASTHDRKIVATAVLGNGQEYNGESVLQPTGFPHDILFPLVYPGLLDQKAALCSSGSLNSTDVKGKVVVCDKSGGSTARLEKGQTVKDAGGVAMILINLEIDGDGTLAYVDVLPTTNVGYNAGEMIKAYINSTSTPLARILFKGTKIGFKSAPSVISFSSRGPSLASPGIVKPDIIGPGVNILAATHVSVENKTGTDLTFNIVSGTSISCPHLSGIAALLKSAHPDWSPAAIKSAMMTTADQSNLEGQPILDHRNQPADVFATGSGHINPLKACNPGLIYDIQPHNYIQYLCGLGYTDKEIGLVVQQTGNCSLQVSIPEAELNYPSFSIILGPQTQNYTRTVTNVGDASSTYVVNITRIQGVYIVVEPTTLVFTKVNQQATYSVSFSQTGGITGRSVQGAISWISNKYVVRSPVSVKLE; this is translated from the coding sequence atggaaaagaaaGATGGTTTTGTGTCGGCGAGGGTTGAGAAGATTTTGGCTTTGCATACAACACATACTCCAAACTTCTTGGGGTTGTACCAAAATATGGGGTTTTGGCAAGAGTCAAATTATGGTAAGGGTGTGATCATTGGGCTTCTGGACACTGGGATTAATCCAGGACATCCATCTTTTAGTGATGATAACATGCCACCTCCACCAAAAAAGTGGAAAGGGAAATGTGAATTTACAGGAAACATAACGTGTAACAAGAAGCTCATTGGTGCGAGGAATTTTGTGAGCGGTTCAACTGATCCACCATATGAAGAAGGAGGCCATGGAACACTTACTTCAAGCGTAGCAGCTGGAAACTTTGTTGACGATGCAAATGTGTTTGGCAATGCCAATGGCACAGCAGCCGGCATTGCCCCTCTTGCCCACATTGCCATGTACAAGGTGTGTTCAAACGTTGGTTGTTCAGATGTTGACACATTGGCTGCAATCGATGCTGCAATAGATGATGGTGTTGATTTGCTTTCTCTCtccattggtggatataatgctCCTTTTTATGACGACGGTATGGCCATTGGCGCTTTTGCTGCAATCCAAAAGGGTATCTTCATGAGCGCTTCAGCCGGTAATGATGGTCCACTCAGTGCTACCCTATCAAATGAGGCCCCTTGGATTCTCACCGTTGGCGCTAGCACCCATGATAGAAAGATAGTGGCAACAGCTGTGCTAGGGAATGGACAAGAATATAACGGTGAATCAGTTTTGCAGCCCACAGGCTTTCCTCATGATATCTTATTTCCCTTAGTATACCCTGGCTTGTTAGATCAAAAGGCTGCATTATGTTCATCAGGATCATTGAATAGCACTGATGTCAAAGGCAAGGTTGTTGTGTGTGACAAAAGTGGCGGTAGTACAGCAAGACTTGAGAAAGGGCAAACAGTAAAGGATGCAGGTGGTGTTGCCATGATTCTAATCAATCTAGAGATTGACGGAGATGGCACATTAGCTTATGTCGATGTCCTTCCTACAACAAATGTGGGTTACAATGCAGGGGAAATGATTAAAGCGTACATAAACTCAACCTCAACGCCTTTGGCAAGAATCCTTTTCAAAGGCACAAAGATAGGCTTTAAGAGTGCACCATCTGTAATATCTTTTTCCTCCAGGGGTCCAAGCTTGGCAAGTCCAGGCATAGTAAAACCAGACATTATCGGTCCTGGAGTGAACATCCTTGCAGCAACGCACGTCTCAGTGGAGAACAAAACTGGCACCGATTTGACATTTAACATTGTCTCAGGTACCTCAATCTCCTGTCCTCACCTTAGTGGCATTGCGGCTTTGCTTAAAAGTGCACATCCTGATTGGTCACCGGCTGCTATTAAATCTGCAATGATGACCACAGCTGATCAATCTAATCTTGAAGGTCAGCCCATCCTTGATCACAGGAATCAACCTGCTGATGTTTTTGCCACTGGTTCTGGCCATATAAATCCATTAAAAGCATGTAATCCAGGACTTATTTATGACATCCAACCGCATAACTACATCCAGTATCTATGCGGTCTTGGCTACACAGATAAAGAGATTGGGCTCGTCGTGCAACAAACTGGCAACTGCTCGCTACAAGTGAGCATACCTGAGGCAGAACTGAACTATCCTTCTTTCTCCATTATACTTGGACCACAGACGCAAAACTATACAAGAACAGTCACAAATGTTGGCGATGCAAGCTCAACTTACGTTGTTAACATCACTCGAATTCAAGGAGTTTATATAGTTGTCGAGCCTACCACGCTTGTCTTCACCAAGGTGAACCAACAGGCAACTTATTCAGTTTCCTTTTCCCAAACAGGTGGCATCACCGGCCGTTCTGTACAAGGAGCTATATCATGGATCTCTAACAAATATGTTGTTAGAAGCCCAGTATCTGTTAAATTGGAATAA